From the Primulina tabacum isolate GXHZ01 chromosome 15, ASM2559414v2, whole genome shotgun sequence genome, one window contains:
- the LOC142527286 gene encoding alpha-1,3-mannosyl-glycoprotein 2-beta-N-acetylglucosaminyltransferase-like has product MGNRFCDYRYLLLFAAVPFVYIQMRLFTAQSEYADRLADAIESETQCTRETRLLIDQISQQQGQILALEEERKRQDKECGQLRALVQDLERKGVKKLVGDLQVPVAAVVVMACNRADYLERTIKSILKYQIPVASRYPLFISQDGSDPLVKKKALSYDQLTYMQHLDYEPVHAERPGELIAYYKIARHYKWALDKLFYEHKFDKVIILEDDMEIAPDFFDYFEAGAALLDHDKSIMAISSWNDNGQKQFVHDPYILHRSDFFPGLGWMLSRSIWDELSPKWPKAYWDDWLRLKENHRGRQFIRPEVCRTYNFGEHGSSMGQFFKQYLEPIKLNDVQVDWKSMDLSFLEEDKYAKYFADLLKKATPMHGADAILMAHNIEGDVRVSYRDQSDFEYIARQFGIFEEWKDGVPRTAYKGVVVVRYHPPRRVFLVGPDSLQQFGIR; this is encoded by the exons ATGGGGAACCGGTTCTGCGATTACCGGTACCTCCTCCTCTTCGCCGCTGTCCCATTCGTCTACATCCAG ATGCGACTTTTCACTGCTCAATCAGAGTATGCTGATCGTCTCGCTGATGCT ATTGAATCAGAAACTCAGTGTACTAGAGAGACACGACTGTTAATTGATCAGATCAGTCAGCAACAAGGACAAATTCTTGCTCTTGAAG AGGAAAGGAAGCGTCAAGATAAGGAATGTGGACAGTTGAGAGCACTTGTTCAAGATCTTGAAA GGAAGGGTGTAAAGAAATTGGTTGGTGATTTACAG GTTCCAGTAGCAGCTGTCGTGGTTATGGCTTGTAACCGTGCCGATTACCTTGAAAGAACTATAAAATCTATTCTAAA ATATCAAATTCCTGTCGCATCAAGATATCCTCTATTCATATCACAG GATGGATCAGATCCTCTTGTTAAGAAGAAGGCTTTGAGTTATGATCAGCTAACGTACATGCAG CATTTGGATTATGAACCAGTGCATGCTGAAAGGCCTGGGGAGTTGATTGCTTACTACAAGATTGCAC GCCATTATAAATGGGCACTGGATAAGTTGTTCTATGAACACAAGTTTGACAAAGTAATCATTCTCGAAG ATGATATGGAAATTGCTCCTGATTTCTTTGACTATTTTGAGGCTGGAGCTGCTCTCCTTGACCACGACAA ATCTATCATGGCGATTTCTTCATGGAACGATAATGGGCAAAAGCAGTTTGTACACGATCCTT ATATTCTTCATCGCTCAGATTTTTTCCCTGGTCTTGGATGGATGCTCTCTAGATCCATATGGGATGAATTGTCTCCTAAGTGGCCAAAGG CTTACTGGGATGACTGGTTGCGGCTGAAAGAGAATCATAGAGGGCGTCAATTCATTCGCCCAGAAGTGTGCAGAACATATAACTTTGGGGAGCAT GGTTCCAGTATGGGGCAGTTTTTCAAACAATATCTTGAACCTATCAAACTGAATGATGTCCAG GTTGATTGGAAGTCAATGGACCTGAGCTTCTTGGAGGAG GATAAGTATGCAAAATACTTTGCGGACCTGCTTAAAAAAGCGACTCCAATGCATGGAGCTGATGCTATTCTCATGGCACATAACATTGAAGGGGATGTACGTGTCTCTTACCGTGACCAATCAGATTTTGAGTACATTGCTAGACAGTTCGGCATTTTTGAAGAATGGAAG GATGGTGTCCCGAGAACAGCGTATAAAGGAGTAGTTGTTGTCCGTTATCATCCACCGAGACGCGTATTCCTAGTCGGCCCAGATTCTCTCCAACAATTTGGAATCAGATAG